In Ogataea parapolymorpha DL-1 chromosome I, whole genome shotgun sequence, the following are encoded in one genomic region:
- a CDS encoding Polyphosphoinositide phosphatase: MSSERINEGESTLDTSVPPQLDVPDRQDDISNTSLPPVTTKPRKITLTKYTIYVTTQRMYIVGSNGRETVFRIMEIDLTSGDKLIIMEDNVYFTRNEIMDVLNGLEESSEGGLSKKITAVGLLGFIKFTKHYYLCVVTKRRPVAILGGYYLYHIDATELIPVASNPKRPDRNSEEARYISTFQNIDLGKTFYYSYNYDLTNTLQVNFLKNKRQSLGLNKQDLAKTFEYHDRFVWNSFLLKPVFKTFDRVYDWFQPIIHGFIDQVNISIFDVQVYVTLIARRSHHFAGARFFKRGVNDRGDVANEVETEQIVSDMLTTSFHDPEGGFYNNPRYTSFVQHRGSIPLSWSQETAPNIRMTKPPIEINVVDPFYSASALHFDNLFKRYGAPVQILNLIKQREKTARETKLLRAFEDCIEYLNQFLPEKKKIDYTAWDMSRASKNRGQDVIEWLENYSAKTLETTGFFHNGKTLAQTKLQQGICRTNCIDCLDRTNTAQFVIGKRALGHQLHALGLIKEKYLEYDSDAINILTEMFHDHGDTIALQYGGSHLVNTLQTYRKINQWTSHSRDMIESVKRFYSNSFVDAQRQEAINLFLGNYVYEKGLPMLWDLNTDYYLHNDYYGVLLNYKPSYTHWYSDCHLEAPDCGKDDGLIVPKIDPYPGCFDNYWNIKYVPRELTSFSQLFEFNMNSTLRFNDEQPKDASSVVSTQSTMNKVKETKNKAKQRIQKLALTEKNSISNFSEYEYEGYVSPFKSRKPHRELHFFDLEDMGNNTQPLESIEPESEDLLEFYRHQFEQLRLSDQQRATRIDKINEAVEDLILPRKELPVVDLTTNELLGVSDSDSLFDTVSVATGSTDFEVACQQYSNRTPVLSVENQQCYEKCVNLDLRVNDELTFDDVLDTSSKVDF, translated from the coding sequence ATGTCAAGCGAGCGAATAAACGAGGGAGAATCCACTCTCGACACCTCTGTCCCGCCCCAATTGGACGTACCTGATAGGCAGGATGATATTTCGAATACAAGTTTGCCTCCCGTGACAACAAAGCCCCGCAAAATCACGTTGACTAAATATACTATCTACGTTACCACGCAAAGAATGTACATAGTTGGCAGCAATGGCCGCGAAACAGTGTTTAGGATCATGGAAATTGATCTCACCTCTGGGGATAAGCTGATTATCATGGAAGACAATGTATACTTTACCAGAAACGAGATTATGGACGTTCTCAACGGACTGGAAGAGAGCAGCGAGGGCGGTCTCAGCAAAAAGATTACTGCTGTGGGACTGCTGGGGTTTATAAAATTCACGAAGCACTACTATCTGTGTGTGGTGACAAAAAGACGGCCAGTGGCGATACTTGGAGGATACTATCTGTACCACATTGATGCTACCGAGCTAATTCCCGTTGCCAGCAACCCTAAGCGGCCAGATCGAAACTCGGAAGAAGCACGCTACATCTCTACGTTTCAAAATATCGACCTTGGAAAGACGTTCTACTACAGCTACAATTACGATCTTACCAACACGCTGCAGGTCAATTTTCTGAAGAATAAAAGGCAGTCGCTAGGTCTGAACAAACAGGACCTTGCCAAAACATTCGAGTACCACGATCGCTTTGTGTGGAACTCGTTTTTGCTGAAGCCTGTTTTCAAGACGTTTGACCGTGTGTACGACTGGTTCCAGCCGATCATTCACGGTTTTATTGACCAGGTGAATATTTCGATTTTTGACGTTCAGGTATATGTCACCCTTATAGCCCGCAGATCACACCATTTTGCAGGAGCCAGGTTTTTCAAGAGAGGAGTGAACGATCGTGGAGACGTGGCCAATGAAGTGGAGACGGAGCAGATTGTTAGCGACATGCTCACTACTTCTTTCCATGATCCGGAGGGTGGATTCTACAATAATCCTCGGTACACCTCGTTTGTGCAACATAGAGGATCGATTCCGCTTTCGTGGTCTCAAGAAACTGCGCCAAACATACGAATGACGAAGCCCCCAATCGAGATCAACGTCGTCGACCCTTTCTATTCAGCATCCGCACTCCATTTTGATAATCTGTTTAAACGGTACGGAGCACCAGTGCAGATTCTCAATTTGATCAAACAACGAGAAAAGACAGCAAGAGAGACAAAACTACTGCGCGCTTTCGAAGATTGCATAGAGTACCTGAACCAGTTTCTTCctgaaaagaagaaaatcgaCTATACGGCCTGGGATATGTCCAGAGCGTCGAAAAACCGGGGTCAGGACGTTATCGAGTGGCTCGAAAATTACAGTGCAAAAACCCTAGAAACAACAGGTTTCTTCCACAACGGAAAAACGCTTGCACAGACTAAATTACAGCAAGGCATATGCCGTACTAATTGCATTGATTGCCTGGACAGAACTAATACAGCGCAATTTGTGATTGGTAAAAGAGCGCTCGGTCACCAGTTGCATGCCTTGGGGCTTATAAAGGAAAAATACTTGGAGTACGACTCTGACGCAATCAACATTTTGACCGAAATGTTTCACGACCATGGAGACACAATCGCTTTGCAGTACGGGGGCTCACATCTTGTCAACACTCTGCAAACTTACAGAAAAATCAACCAATGGACTTCGCACTCGCGCGATATGATTGAGAGTGTGAAACGGTTTTACAGTAACTCGTTTGTTGACGCGCAACGCCAGGAAGCCATAAATTTGTTCTTGGGTAATTATGTCTACGAGAAAGGACTCCCAATGCTTTGGGACCTAAACACTGATTACTATCTGCACAATGACTATTATGGAGTTCTTCTAAATTACAAACCAAGTTATACACATTGGTATTCAGACTGCCATCTTGAAGCCCCTGACTGCGGCAAGGATGATGGACTTATCGTGCCGAAAATCGACCCTTATCCAGGATGTTTCGACAACTATTGGAACATAAAGTACGTTCCCCGGGAGCTAACTAGCTTCAGCCAATTATTTGAATTTAACATGAATTCAACTCTTAGATTCAACGACGAACAACCAAAGGACGCTTCCTCCGTGGTTTCAACACAATCAACAATGAATAAGGTCAAAGAGACGAAGAACAAAGCAAAGCAGCGGATTCAGAAGCTAGCCTTGacggaaaaaaatagcatTTCCAACTTTTCGGAGTACGAATATGAGGGATATGTGTCGCCGTTCAAGTCAAGAAAGCCACACCGGGAACTCCATTTCTTTGATCTGGAAGATATGGGTAATAACACGCAACCTCTCGAGTCCATAGAGCCAGAGTCCGAAGATCTTTTGGAGTTTTACCGTCATCAGTTCGAGCAACTGAGGTTGTCGGACCAACAGCGAGCAACTCGaatcgacaagatcaacgagGCAGTTGAAGACCTCATTCTTCCGAGAAAGGAGCTCCCAGTTGTTGACCTCACAACTAATGAGCTTCTCGGTGTATCGGATAGTGATTCACTATTTGATACCGTAAGTGTCGCGACGGGAAGCACCGATTTCGAAGTGGCTTGCCAACAATACTCCAATCGAACTCCAGTGCTGTCCgttgaaaatcaacagTGCTACGAGAAGTGTGTGAACCTTGACTTGCGGGTAAACGATGAGCTGACGTTTGATGATGTTTTGGATACAAGCTCGAAAGTGGACTTTTAA
- a CDS encoding Dihydroxy-acid dehydratase, mitochondrial: MLKHISHVPSTFSRRQFSSQATALEKFNKYSSILTSSKSQGASQAMLYATGFKDDDFSKAQVGVGSVWWTGNPCNIHLMDLNNRCSESVNKAGLKAMQFNTIGVSDGISMGTTGMRYSLQSREVIADSFETMIMAQHYDACIGIPSCDKNMPGVLIGFARHNRPSIMVYGGTILPGSGTCSGVPEQLDVVSAFQSYGQYLSKTINEEQRKDIVRHACPGPGSCGGMYTANTMASAAEVMGMSLPGSSSAPAVSKEKMIECDNIGESMKTLLRSGLTPLDIMTRPAFENAIAYVIATGGSTNAVLHLLAIANSANVDLTIDDFQAISEKTPLLGDFKPSGKYVMADLQKFGGTPAVMKYLLKEGILNGDVPTVTGKTMKENLEKFPELPVDQDIIRPVSNPIKPRGHLQILKGSLAPGGAVAKITGKEGTYFKGKARVFEEEQGFIEALERGEIKKGEKTVCVIRNEGPKGGPGMPEMLKPSSALMGYGLGKDVALLTDGRFSGGSHGFLIGHIVPEAVEGGPIGLVKDGDIIVIDSDNNSIDILVSEEELAERRKHWKRPAPRYTRGTLHKYSKLVSDASKGCVTDL, encoded by the coding sequence CGCGCCGACAGTTTAGCTCGCAAGCTACTGCGCTCGAGAAGTTTAACAAGTACTCCTCGATCCTGACTAGCTCAAAGTCTCAGGGTGCTTCGCAAGCCATGTTGTACGCTACGGGGTTCAAAGATGATGATTTCTCCAAGGCACAGGTCGGAGTCGGTTCTGTTTGGTGGACGGGAAACCCGTGCAACATCCATCTGATGGACCTAAACAACCGATGCAGTGAGTCTGTTAACAAGGCCGGCTTGAAAGCCATGCAGTTCAACACCATTGGTGTCTCGGACGGTATCAGTATGGGTACCACCGGTATGCGTTACTCACTGCAAAGTCGTGAAGTTATTGCCGATTCCTTTGAAACCATGATAATGGCCCAACACTATGACGCCTGTATCGGTATTCCATCTTGTGACAAGAACATGCCTGGTGTTCTTATTGGCTTTGCTAGACACAACAGACCGTCCATCATGGTGTACGGTGGTACAATTCTTCCAGGTTCAGGAACCTGCTCAGGCGTTCCAGAGCAGCTTGACGTTGTGTCTGCTTTCCAGTCGTACGGACAGTATTTGAGCAAAACCATAAACGAAGAACAAAGAAAGGATATCGTGCGGCACGCTTGTCCCGGTCCAGGATCTTGTGGTGGTATGTACACTGCCAACACCATGGCCTCTGCTGCAGAAGTGATGGGTATGTCTCTTCCaggctcttcttctgccCCTGCCGTGTCGAAAGAGAAGATGATCGAGTGCGACAACATTGGAGAGTCTATGAAGACTCTGCTCCGTTCAGGATTGACTCCTCTGGACATCATGACCAGACCTGCGTTTGAAAACGCTATTGCATACGTGATTGCCACCGGAGGGTCTACCAATGCTGTCTTGCATCTGCTGGCTATTGCCAATTCCGCTAATGTCGACCTCACAATCGATGACTTCCAGGCCATTTCGGAAAAGACCCCATTGCTCGGAGACTTCAAGCCTTCTGGAAAATACGTGATGGCCGACTTGCAGAAGTTCGGTGGAACTCCTGCTGTGATGAAGTATCTGCTGAAAGAGGGCATTTTGAATGGTGATGTTCCAACTGTCACTGGTAAAACTATGAAGgagaatttggagaaattccCGGAGCTTCCTGTTGACCAGGATATCATCCGTCCAGTTTCCAACCCAATCAAGCCAAGAGGACACTTGCAGATCCTGAAAGGATCGCTTGCCCCTGGTGGAGCTGTTGCTAAGATCACTGGTAAGGAGGGAACCTACTTCAAAGGAAAGGCTAGAgtgtttgaggaagagCAAGGATTTATCGAGGCTCTTGAGCGTGGGGAAATCAAGAAGGGCGAAAAAACCGTCTGTGTGATCCGTAACGAGGGCCCTAAGGGAGGTCCAGGTATGCCAGAAATGCTGAAGCCTTCATCTGCTCTAATGGGTTACGGTCTTGGTAAGGATGTTGCGCTGCTGACAGACGGACGTTTCTCTGGTGGATCGCACGGATTCTTAATTGGACATATTGTcccagaagctgttgagGGAGGACCAATCGGACTGGTCAAGGATGGAGATATCATTGTCATCGACTCAGACAACAACTCCATCGACATCCTGGTGTCAGAAGAGGAGCTCGCGGAGAGAAGAAAGCACTGGAAACGTCCTGCGCCAAGATACACGAGGGGCACTCTGCACAAATACTCGAAGCTTGTTTCCGACGCCTCCAAGGGATGTGTCACCGACCTTTAA